A single window of Rhodococcus jostii RHA1 DNA harbors:
- a CDS encoding CaiB/BaiF CoA transferase family protein yields the protein MSAPVTEKKGPLAGIRVVEFAGLGPGPHAAALLADLGADVVCVQRPGVIPPDGPYDQIQRGRRVVEANLKDPEQVEKVLGLIERADVVIEGFRPGVTERMGLGPDVCLGRNERLVYGRMTGWGQEGPLASAAGHDINYISLTGVLHAIGRKGERPVPPLNMVGDFGGGSMFLIFGILSALVERQTSGKGQVVDAAMVDGALALSHMMWAFRGRGVWSDERGVNLLDTGAPFYDTYETSDGKYMAVGSIEPQFYALLLQGLELDPAELPQQMDISAWPQMKKVFAEKFLSKTRDEWAAIFLGTDACVSPVLTFAEAPSNEHIAARGSLIDLDGVTQHAPAPRFSRTPAGAPTPPAREGVDIDTVWT from the coding sequence GTGTCTGCTCCAGTTACAGAGAAGAAGGGCCCCCTCGCGGGCATTCGCGTCGTCGAATTCGCAGGCCTCGGACCGGGCCCGCACGCCGCCGCCCTCCTGGCCGATCTCGGCGCCGACGTGGTGTGCGTCCAGCGTCCCGGAGTGATCCCGCCGGACGGCCCGTACGACCAGATCCAGCGGGGTCGTCGCGTCGTGGAGGCCAATCTGAAGGACCCCGAGCAGGTGGAGAAGGTTCTCGGTCTGATCGAGCGCGCGGACGTCGTGATCGAGGGCTTCCGCCCCGGTGTCACCGAGCGTATGGGCCTGGGCCCGGACGTCTGCCTCGGGCGCAACGAGCGACTCGTGTACGGACGGATGACGGGCTGGGGCCAGGAGGGTCCGCTGGCCAGCGCGGCCGGGCACGACATCAACTACATCTCGCTGACCGGGGTCCTGCACGCCATCGGCCGCAAGGGTGAGCGTCCCGTGCCGCCGCTGAACATGGTCGGCGACTTCGGCGGCGGTTCGATGTTCCTGATCTTCGGGATCCTGTCGGCGCTGGTGGAGCGCCAAACGTCCGGCAAGGGCCAGGTCGTCGATGCGGCCATGGTCGACGGCGCGCTGGCCCTGTCGCACATGATGTGGGCGTTCCGCGGCCGCGGCGTCTGGTCCGACGAGCGGGGTGTCAACCTGCTCGACACCGGCGCGCCGTTCTACGACACCTACGAGACGTCCGACGGCAAGTACATGGCCGTCGGCTCGATCGAGCCGCAGTTCTACGCTCTGCTGTTGCAGGGCCTCGAACTCGACCCCGCCGAACTCCCGCAGCAGATGGACATCTCGGCGTGGCCGCAGATGAAGAAGGTCTTCGCCGAGAAGTTCCTGTCGAAGACCCGCGACGAGTGGGCGGCCATCTTCCTCGGCACCGATGCCTGCGTGTCGCCCGTGCTGACGTTCGCGGAGGCGCCGTCCAACGAGCACATCGCCGCCCGCGGATCGCTGATCGACCTCGACGGCGTCACGCAGCACGCCCCGGCGCCGCGGTTCTCGCGCACCCCGGCCGGCGCACCCACCCCGCCTGCCCGCGAGGGCGTCGACATCGACACCGTCTGGACCTGA